A stretch of the Dioscorea cayenensis subsp. rotundata cultivar TDr96_F1 unplaced genomic scaffold, TDr96_F1_v2_PseudoChromosome.rev07_lg8_w22 25.fasta BLBR01000306.1, whole genome shotgun sequence genome encodes the following:
- the LOC120254027 gene encoding uncharacterized protein LOC120254027, with product MAPSQITTIGIVIANLLWKLHSSSTFVSVSRSEKLSESDVTPDCKDLILSIPGLMDMFYTVVKYKGEGCVLDLTILSGWELLLEEICTYWHLQASSVKVKYIISDEQKTVASISSEDDFQTMCNIHWLFKINVVDMLVETVDSNTEDNSGSSRPSETLSMLPPVLHGGPLTISNPTRDSEAEFTMIGHRFENAKAFKDALCDLAVKRNFNFRFIKNDKDRVTVTCADEDCQWRVHASRDGNLPTFRIKTAQHEHTCGGGINTPFHPRASKKWVSRKVVMKLRDRPLYRAVDIQRDILRDHGVRLPYKQAWMGKELAKGILHGSDIASYDLLVWYAAKVSETNPGSVVIIDTDGERFKRGFFCFRASLDGFKRGCRPMLFLDGTHLLGKYGGILLGATAKDGNEGFFHLAFAIVDNETNDN from the exons ATGGCCCCAAGTCAAATCACGACGATAGGTATTGTCATCGCAAACTTGCTTTGGAAGTtgcattcttcttctactt TCGTCTCCGTCTCCCGATCCGAGAAGCTATCCGAGTCTGACGTTACACCGGACTGCAAGGATCTCATCTTGAGCATACC TGGCTTAATGGACATGTTTTACACTGTTGTGAAATATAAGGGAGAGGGTTGTGTGTTAGATTTAACCATCTTGAGTGGGTGGGAAttattattggaagaaatatgtACGTATTGGCACCTTCAAGCTTCATCGGTCAAAGTTAAGTATATAATTTCAGATGAGCAGAAGACAGTGGCTTCCATTAGTTCCGAAGATGACTTCCAAACAATGTGCAACATTCACTGGTTATTCAAAATAAACGTGGTTGATATGTTGGTAGAGACTGTGGATAGTAACACAGAAGACAACTCTGGGTCATCGAGACCAtc GGAAACATTGTCAATGCTACCGCCAGTTTTACATGGAGGACCTTTAACAATAAGTAATCCGACAAGAGATTCAGAAGCTGAGTTTACTATGATTGGTCATCGTTTTGAAAATGCGAAAGCCTTTAAGGATGCATTGTGTGACTTAGCCGTCAAACGCAATTTCAACTTTCGGTTCATAAAGAACGATAAAGATAGAGTGACTGTGACATGTGCTGATGAAGATTGTCAATGGCGTGTTCATGCCTCAAGAGACGGAAACCTTCCTACATTCAGGATTAAAACAGCACAACATGAACACACATGCGGTGGGGGCATCAACACACCATTTCACCCGAGAGcatcaaagaaatgggttagTAGGAAGGTAGTAATGAAATTACGTGATCGGCCTCTATACCGAGCAGTGGATATACAACGAGATATATTACGTGACCACGGTGTTCGTCTGCCGTATAAACAAGCCTGGATGGGTAAAGAGTTAGCAAAGGGAATTCTTCATGGCAgtgatatagcaagctatgATCTGTTGGTATGGTATGCAGCCAAAGTTTCTGAAACTAACCCAGGTAGCGTCGTTATTATTGACACTGATGGAGAACGATTCAAGCGTGGGTTTTTCTGTTTTCGTGCTTCTCTTGATGGTTTCAAGCGGGGTTGTAGGCCTATGCTTTTTCTAGATGGAACTCACTTGTTGGGCAAATATGGCGGTATCCTTCTTGGTGCAACAGCCAAAGATGGAAATGAAGGATTTTTTCATTTGGCGTTTGCTATCGTGGATAATGAAACTAATGATAACTGA